TACTCTACAGTGTGCATTCCAGATAGAAAATTGAGTCTTTAGAAAACAGCTATGAGGCTGAGAGAAGGATGGGCAATGAATGAATTCCTCTGCTGTGGTGGTACTGAACAGGGCAAATGCTGGTCCTGCTTTCTCCCCTGAGGTCAGCCTGATCAGTTGCCGCTCAGGCTCCCAGAACAGCAGTGCTCCATGCTCCAGGCATGATGTTGTTGGGCTCAATGCAAGTTTTAGGGATCCTCCAAAAAAGATTCAGCAGGCAGCGGTCTTGTTCTTTATGCTGATGTCGAGCTCTCAGAGTGACGTGAAGCTCAAGGATAATGCCATGGCAGGATTTTTCAAAGGTCTTGGGGCTGTCAGGTAGCCCTGAGTCAAAGGAGTGGATCTGCTGCCCACCCAACACCCTGCACATCTGTTATTGTAGCAGCCTGAGATCTTCTGGCCTGTGTTCATCAGTGCGTTTGTTCATCCTGCATATCTAATATGTGCTGCCAGCTCACTGTTGAATGAGTGTTCGTCTGGATTATGGGACGTACATGGTTTCTGCTTCTCGTTATTCTGCAGATGCATTTCCTATGGCTGGACAGTCACtgtggtgcaggcaggagcacctGGCAAGTTTTACAGCAGACTGTCCATCACCCCGATGGAAGGCTCTGGGTTCTGGATAAAACTAGAGGCTGGGAGAAGGTTGTAAGTGGTTCTGGTCGAGCTCACAGCTTCGTGGTGAGCTCTTGTCAGCTACAACTGAACAGCCTTGCCCTCCAACAGCATTTTCATGGCCTTACGAAGCTGATACTTGACCACAAGAAGTCAGGAAGTGAGTGCTACCTGACACTAAAATTATCTGCTGGACCAATTCATCCATCAACCGTGCTGTATTCTGCTCAGGGCTGCCACtgaaatgctggagaccttgtccaaaaaaagaattattaaccTCTCATTGCTTCAGCTCTCTGTAAGGTGGTGCAGTGTGCAGGTGACAGGTTTAAATAGGGCTGTGGAAAGCTCTGAAATGTTCACATTACAGGTTTGCAGGATATCCTTTCCCGTTTGAAGGCCCATCTCCAGTCTACGCCAGAAGAGTGTCAATACCAGAATGCCAAGGGCACCAGGGCAATGGCCGCCTTCTCAGTTAGGAACCTGCTGTGGAGGGGAAGGTTTTGTCCTCTGGGGTTGCGATGACGGGCAGTGGTGGAAGAAGGATCCTCAGAGGACTGCTTAGAAAAGTTACACTGCCCCTGCTCgtgctgcctctctgctcttCAAACTCACTGCAATTCTCACACCCACTTAAGCtatcctaaaaataattttaaagtgatACCTGAAGTACTAGCCTGGGTTGGGTTATTTTTACCCCTTTTATGGCACTTTTCACCAGGGTATCTTAGTGTACTTCATAAAGGAGGGCGAATATTGTTATCCCATTTTACATGTATTTAGGAGTGCCTTATGGAAATGGTAGAACAGGCAAAAATAATGATTACATTTAAAAGGTTTGTGGGAGCCTTGTTTAAAGTAAGTGGATCTGTTCCTGCCAGTTTGAAGTGATCAGTGGCAAGTCATCTACAATGAGCAAATTTTAATGGCAGACAACTTCCTGTACTGTATTAATTGGTTATTTTTTCTTCGTAGTAAAGTATCCATCCTAAAATACCAAAATGCTGATGACAGTGCAACTCTGACAGATGTGTGTGCTCTTTGTTACAGCTATCAAGCCTCCCACCCCACCTTCTGTCCAGCCAGGAGAGGACCAGAAAGCAAATAATATAGTCACCATCACAGGTATCTCCCTATGCTTGTTCATCATCTTTGCCACCGTTCTTATCACCCTCTGGAGGAAGCTCTGCAGAGCTCAGAAGTGCAGCAGCGCTGTCCGCCGAAACTCCATCCATTCCCCCAGCTTCCGGAAAAACTCCGACGAAGAGAACATTTGCCAAGGCAACAAGCAGCGGGACAGCTTTGCGGAAGGAGGGGATGCCCCTGTTAACATTCCTCTGACCTACAGGCGAAGCCTTCAATTTGCCCAAGAAGGTGATGCCTCTGGAAGTGAGAACTTTCAGCCAAACGCCCAAAAGATAATCCCCCCGATTTTCAGCTACCGCCTCGCACAGCAGCAACtgaaagagatgaagaagaaagGCCTGACTGAGACCACCAAGGTGTACCACGTCTCTCAGAATCCCCTCACGGACACAGTTGTTGGTGCCACCACGATGCTTCCCCTGAGCGGGGAAAACCAAGAGGAGGCAGCGGCAAACAAATTTAGGATCAAATCTCCATTTCTGGACCAGCCAGCCAGTCAGCCCAAATTCCCAGGGGAAAGCTCTCACCCTAGGCTGGATTTTCCATTCTCACAGGCCAATCCTGCAATGAGCCCTACCCAAACCTTGATAAGAAGAGCTCATTTCAAGCACCAGGATAACAGAGGGGACTTGTCTGAGAGGGGCTGTCACAGAAACCCTCAGTTTAGAAGAACAGCCAGTTTCCATGAAACGAAAAAGGCCAGGCCTTTCAGGGAGAGAAGCATGTCCACCCTCACCCCCCGACAGACTCCTCTCTACAACTCCAGGAGCAGAACATGGGACCAGGGTTTGGAGGACAGGACGAGGCCAAAATCGAGAAATGCTAATCCAACTTGTGAAAAGCTGGACCAGCCCCACAGCACTGTGCCGGGCTGTGAACCGCAGGGCCATGGCGCAAAGTGCCACCACCGGGCAGGTCCCCCGGTGAAGAAGCTGGACCTGATCACTGACCGCCAGCCTGCCAGTCAGGAGAAGGCAGCTGATAAGCCTGAGCCCAGCCGAAGTAAGAGGGGCCCTTCACCTAACCCCAGAGGCACGTGGCGGAAGGAAGCGGGCTCGGCTGGCAAAGATAATTCCCAGAGAGGCCTCAGTGTAAGCCCTGCCCAGTACCGAAGGGACAAGTGCCAGAGCTTCCCCTTGGACCCTGAGTTTGCCTTTTATGATAATACTACTTTTGGCTTAACGGAGGCAGAGCAGCAGATGATCGACCTCCCTGGGTATTTTGGCTCAAATGAAGAGGATGAGAAAAGTACTTTAAGCATTGAGAAGCTGGTGATCTGAGTGACTCATTGCAGCCCTGCAGGAGGGGCGTGCGTGGGAGAGGATCTGCAGGATCTGATGGCTTCTGTGGAAGGAGCAGTGGGAATCGCGTTCCCTCTGCACGGAGCAGGGGGGAATAATGCCCCAAGTCTGACTTGTGGGAACACATTCCTTTCTAATTACTGGAAAGTGCTTCCATATCAttattttttgtatgtatgtgtgtaaaatacacacaaaatacCCTGGGAAAGCATGTGTTAGTGAAGGCGTGATGCCGGAATAGCCAATAGATTTTATTGCATAAAGCTGTCAGGTTTCGTGCATTGTACATAATGAATGCCACTGATCTAGCCTTTCTCACCTTGTGGACCGTGTACTAGTAGGTTATGATGTCCTGAAGCATCCATTGTCCACTAGCCTCAACCATCTGTCCTAATTAGTGAATCATTTCCCATTTAGAAAACACAAACCTCAAGTTGTGAGCAGTTTTCATCGTTTTTTTGGTAGTTGTTACTGAACTGTGTTAATGCGTTGTAATTGCTCAAATAAGTCGTATGGTGGTGTTTCTTTTAGCTGGTTGCATGAAAGTGCAAACAATTGATGCTGAATACTTGGAGTGAATTTAAAATTGAGGGGGCATTTTTCATCATTCAAGactttgatattttctttctgcCAGTATTTATACCAAGAAAACACAGTAACttacaaatatttgcatttacaaAATGAGTAGAAAAGGGCATGCTACTGGGGGGGCAAAGAAAATTGATGATCAAATTTTAGCCCTCAGAAACATTACTGGAGCATTCAAGTACCTGTAAAAGGCAGTGAGAGAACTGTTGAATCACCCATCTTTTCTCGAATCATCTTTGCctttattaaacattttcttttcttggtgtGAATAAATTGACAATAATGCTACTACAGCAAgttcaaaataaattatgaaaaaaaacagcaagcaaCATATTTGATGAATACCTGTTTTGCAGAcacaaagaaaaagtgaaatggcTTGACAGCATCTGGTGATTCCCGGAAAATCTTATGGTGAAGTACAAAAGTTACATTGTGGTTTTTGTCATGCTTTAAAACCAGAGATCACAAATTGGTGATTACACACTGCTGCAAGTAGTCAGAGCTGATTGAAACCCCAGTTAACAACAGAGACGGAGCTCGGGCTCTCAGCGAGAATGACTCAGACTTTGCTTGGCATTTGTTAGGATAACCATCTCTTCAGGGAGTTTGCAAAGACCAGGGGAGTGCTGTTGGGCAACAACAAGAAAAGAGGAGATGCTCGTGGAGGATGGAGTGAGAGGAGGTAGGTTCAGGCAGAGGACTGTCAGTTTAAAACAACTCTCCCATAAGGAGCGCAGCCCTACATGCCCTTTAACCCGCCTTGTGGGTGTGAAGGAAAAATTAGCACGTGCTTAGGTCTCTGGCAGTGGGCTGCTATCTTTGTCAAAACTGGCTTTCTGAGTGGAAAGATAGATTTCCCAatcccacactttttttttccctccaaaccaACAACAATTTTAAAGGGAGAGCAACGTCACTGCGTATTACCCAGTTACCGATGGCACCCCACTGAAGTGTCCAAAGCGTGCACAGGTAACTTGACAGGCGCACAGCGGGAGGGCTTGCTGTGACAGCCTGGGAGGAGCCAGACGCTCAGCATTTGGCCGCCAGAGACAAACCCTGCCGTTTGAACCGCCTTTTTGGTGGGTAACGTTTTGCAGCTGTTTTGCTGGAGTGCCGGATCCGACGGGCAGGGTGATGCGAGCTCCCTCTTTCCCAGGGGCTGCGCCAGCGCGCTGCGTTGTCAGCATTCAGCCCTTCGGCCCAGCGCGATGTTCGTACCAGCTACGCATTCCCGTAAGCTGTCAGCTTGAAATGCTGTTTAAAGCATTTGAGAACATGTCCATGCTTGAAGAGTGATCCAAAGCTAATCAAATGTAACAAGTCCTTAAATTGACTTAAATGAGCTGGAAATCGGACCTCTGAAGCAATTGCTGCTCAGGTTACTTACCACCGCTGTACTAAGGTAAACTCTGCCGTGTGAAGCACATTCGCCCTGAAGCAGTGATCTGTCAGCGTTGGAGCTACAGTGCTACAATATCTACCTACAGCTTTGGTGAGCCTCTGGAGAAACGGGAGATCAAATGTACAGCACAGCAGCATTCAGCAAGCATTCCCTTAACCTTCAGTGGGAGCGATTTGAGCTTGGCGGTAGCCGTCAGATCAAATAAGTACTCTGCTAGTGGCATTTTAGCTTGTTTATTAAGATAAAGAGGATTCTGAAACACTTCCTGGGGTTTGCTGTGGGAGTTGCAGGGTCCCGCACAAAGCCCTGTGACCCCTGCATACCCAGGGGGGTTCTCTGTGCCgcaggagggcagaggagggggagccTTGCTCTAAGCCGGGTCCTACTGCCTGCAACCTTGTCTCAATGTTGGGCTGCCTTCAGAACAGCTCTGTAATGCATTAGGTGGGCTGGGGTACACCTCACATCTCAGACAGCAAGACAgaccccttccctcccagcttgTCAGGTCTTGgcccctttttctctctcagagaaaaagagagagaaaaaagcacgGTAACACACTGATGCTGGCTGAAGGCAGTCCAGCTATAATGCCTGGCTCTCCATATTGGCGAAACAGGCTCCGTACTCTGGACTTTGACATCGCTCACTGCTCGCTTGCTGGGGAACTGGACTGGGTAGCAGTTGTCTGGCTAAGCCTTGTTGACTTTATTTCCAGCTTGATACTCCATTATCTGATGGGTTATTGGCTGCTCAATGAACTTTCAAACCACTAGCGTTGTCCATTCGGTGCTGCAGTTGATTTCCAGCATGCAGAGTTGAGTATCACCAGTCTGTAATCTTTACCCTGCTTCACTAGCCCTCTAGTGAAGAATGGGGTTGAGCGTCGTCTGCCAGAAGCCATTAAGAAGACCTTATTTCACTCACATTTCTCTGCCTGGATGAAAATCGTCCTTTCTGTCCTCAGTGCATCAGTGGCCACATAGTTATAACGTATGCACAGTGATTCCTTATGTTCCCAACATGCAGTTACAACCTTGCACTAGGATTTTACCATTGTAAAGTACAAAAGTAGTGATCAGAAAGGAAATAGTAAGTGCTGGTTGTTCACACTCCTTTCTTCAGAAGGGCAACCTCATTTCAGAGATGTAGGTGCAAGTTTCGTTCCACGTGGGTACGTGCCAACGCTTGGGAAGAGGGCAGTGGTGCAGTCTTGCCAGGGCACAGGCTTTAGGAGCACAGCTCCCTGGAGTGGTGGCCCATTGCTCTCCGGTGTTGATGTCTGCAATCACTGGGATGTCCAGGAAGAAGTGAGAACAGGGTTTACCTCTTGACAAAGCAGAGGAACCGAAACAAGTGTTACAGTGAACCTTCACATGAACCTTCACAAACCTCCATTGTTTCCAGGACAGCTTGAGCCACGGAAGTTAAACTTACCTTGCAGACCCTCTGAACTACCCAGGACAGCAGGTGGAAAAGCATCAGAGCCAACACCAAAAGAATGAAATTCTCGTATTATGTGCTTTCTCAAGATTTTAATCATATTTCTGTTCAAGTTCCTACTGTTGAAAACCAGATACAAAGTGTTAAGTCCTACTCAGATGGTTTTATTTCACACTTTATGGATATATAATACAAATTACAATATGTATGGatctaaaagcaaataaatggaaaagaagtaccagtttaaaaaattattgtaattcagaaaaaaaaaaaagctcattctaCAACATGGTATTTAAGTGATTTGCATCAAGCTGATATTACTGTTCATTTTTAACTGTTGTTATTAACAActtgtggaaaataaattttcagtattCGTTTCCTTCAGTCATTTGCATTGCTCTTTCATTTCACTCCGATGAGACAATGAAAGCAGTGTGCCTTACGGTTCAATCACTTTCCACTTTCTGATTCCTCTTCACTAACTCAAAGTCATCTGGTAAATTACACAAGAACGTACAAATGAATCATCACTGCATTTTATGAACTCCTAAGAATATCTGTGCTCTTAAATTTAGTAAAAACTGCCTAATTTTAATCTGGGGCTTACGTCTGGCCGGCAGCATTGTCTTTGTCTGCATTAATGGGTCGTGGTGTGCTATAGAAGTGGATCTGCGGCAGGAAGCTGTTGGCACTGAAACCCAGTGTCCACACTGTCCATGTTGTGGGGGTTTACTTTGAAGTAGCCTTAGTCTGGATGCACATTAGCAATTAGAGAACGTCCATCCACTGGTTTGGTTTCACAGATGACAGGAGCATTCTGCCACTGAAGTGTGGCAATTGGGGACCATAGGGAGAGTTGCTTAAAAACATTCTGATGCAGAACAAAGCACTAACTAAGGCACACCAAATGAAGTCCAATTCCCCATCACCTTCTTGTTTCTATTATGTTCTTGTAACTGAAGCACTGATGGTTAAAATCAAAATGAGAAAGATTTAGTCTTGATGAGTACAGATAGCTAAAAGAACATGCTTGATCATTCAAGGTCCAGAGAGCTTTTCATAAGCGCTCTCCAAGGAAGTCCTGAAAattgctgagaaagaaaactgtggTTATTCCATGACTGAGATCCATATGTTTTCCATTAAATTGTTGGCTGGCTGTGCTCAAACAACTCGCGACATTAGCTTCAGTTAGTAGAAACAGGTGCAACTGCAGTTATCACAGTGCTGGTTTGAtcagtggcagcagcagagggCTGGCTATTAGCTAACACAATTCTTTTCAgcctgtactttttttctttccaaagcagcagGTTTCAGCTGCCCTGACTCTGCTCACCGTCTCCACTCTCGCTGTCAACAAAGAACGGAGCCCTAATTTTCATGGCTGAGTATTTTAGTGAGTACCACATCCCATGCCATGTAGACCAAACCACGCCATTGTCATGGGATCCATTGTACCTTCCTGTTCTGTAGTATTGTCCATTGAGGTTTACGGCATGGCACCTTGTAACGATgtaggagagggaaaaaagattagGTTTAACATGGGAAGACATTGCATCATGACAGTGAAGTACAATTTTCACACAACATACATTTAGAAATACCAGGGCGGGATTCACTGACAGGTTCAGACACCTAGATATAATCTGTCTATACTGAACTGGTTATATCTAAAGTCTTACTATAGCCTATAGCCTATGGAGATCTGGTTAATGCATTTAGTGGAACCCAGAGAAGTATCTGGGTCATCCTAAAGTAGGTACCTACGCTGGTCAGATAGTTCAACCTGTTGACTCCTTCAAGTGTATTAACTAGGGACATGATTCAGTGGCCTAAACAGAGGGATGTAGTGCCATTTAGTAGGCTCTAGCTCAAGTGTAGGCAGCTACGTATTGACATCTAAAAATGCAGATGTCTTTTAATCAAGCTAAATGCCACTATTGATGTACATTTTTGTAGGTCCACTGATTTAAATTTGTATGTGATGAGGGCCTGGTCAAAGAAGAGGCTCATCCTGCACTAAAGCAGAGAAAAACTGAGCGCGGTGTGTCCGTGCTCCCAGGGCTGATGAACCTGAGTCCCTATCTGTTGATGTGTGGGGTATGCCCAACTAGCAAACATACCGTCAGGGCTCTTAAGGGGTAGCTCACCCCCTAGACACGCTCCACAACAGAGAAATGTCCTTTGTACACACTTCACCTTGCAGTGGCTacagttgttttctttcctgggatATAACCCAAAGCACTTTAAGGAATTTTAATTGggctcttttccttcctttccttattGCCCCCTATGCATTTATTCTGACCCATTTGCTTAAAATGAATGCAACTCACTTGTGGCCCAGTTTCTTAAAATGAATGCAACTTGCCAGCTTTGCTTCATAATGAAAGAAGCAGATTGCTTTCCTTTGAGGATCTGTAGGTGTGAACGTCTTAGATTTGGCTGTGCGAGGTGGCAAAGACACACAGCAACCTCCAGCTGCTGTGAGGCAGGCAAGTCCTCTTGGCTGTACAGCTACCCACACCCTATGCATCCAGGAAGAATCAACTGTTTTCCATACCTGTTAAACCACCAACCGCCCTTGTTCTCTAATGCACAGTTGCCTGCCAGGAATCGATCGTGATCCTTGTCAGATGTGGTGAACTGCATCCCTCTGTGAGAGGCTGACCACTGATTTTCAAAATTGCTCCCGCCAGACAGAGCGTCGCCAGCATTACCAGAATAGGTGCCAAACCATAACCTGTAATTGTCCTGCAAGAATATGTGAAACATGTCGTTGACACCAGCTCTTTCTGCCCTTCCTCCCATTTTTGAGATCAAATTTGCTCTGGCCATTTTATCCACTGTCAAAGGCATGACTATTGAAGTCAAGGGTGACTTTTGGCCCCACGCTTTAATGATCCTAGTATAGATAAATATGGGATTTAAACTTCCAGAAGGGCTTGCtaattactgctgctgctgcaaaggacTTCAGGCTTTATTGTCTTTCAATAACCATTTGATACAATATACAACGAGCTGGAAGGCGCTTCCTAGCTCATCGAGAACAACTTGGCAGGAAACTGCCAAGCAGTTGCCTTCATAAGCTGATCAGTTGTTCAGCTAGAATAACTCCTTAGGAATTTTGCTCTTCCAAGAACTAGAAGCCATCTGATTTCTTGCTAAATGGTCCTGTCCTGGTAAGAATACTTAGAAGAATAGTTCCACTGTGCACAGCTAACAGATCTAGGAGACATTTGATATGAGATGGATGATTACTTTTGTGGTGTCATCATATTCCACTTTTGTTTATGAAAAACTGCAATAAGGtattaaaataaagctgttcaaacttttaataagaaaactCTAATTGCAAACTGAACGTAATGTGTACATTTCTGGAGCGGTGATGGAGCTGGAATTGGGACTGGTCCATGCAATGGAACTCATGTCCTTGGGTATTCAGGCTACTTACGCGTGGTGTTCAGAAAGGCAAGCCTGCAAAGAACCACCTGCATTGAGCAGGACGCTGTCTAAAGCTAGAATGCAAACATGAAAATACAGGGATTTTCTGTCCTTGGGCTTTCACTACTAAGTGTAGTGCTACAGGTAAGCCCCTTCAAGACAGGAACTTACAACTGCTCTTTCAAAGCTTTGATTAGCGTTCAATGCTTAAAACAGTAGAGGGGGTTTGTTCTGGTGGTTGCCTTTTATGTGACAGTCTGAAACACTCTCCTAGGAAGTAGGAGAACAGGGTTCAGTTTTCTTGCAGAGGTTCAAACCCTTATCTCCTCCCTCATGGAAGACTCTTTTAACCATGAGGCCAGAGGCAAACACACACGGGAACCACTGTGCCCTGCGGCAGAGAGCTGCCCTCCGTGCAGCAGCAGAGTTAGCAAGAGAGCACTCGTGATCCTGTCACCCGGTGGCTTGGGCACTCAGCAGTTGAGAGGAAGAAGTCTCAGGCTTACgtccctgctcccagggctgtttgTCAGTCAGCCAAACCAGGAATCCCAGGGAACCAGAGCAGGTAAGTTTTGCAGAACTGTAATTACAACCCTGATACTGAAGTCTCATGCTGCGCATGCAGATGCCCCACCCTCACAGATAAAACAAGCAAATTGACTCTCTCAATTTCTTACCTGCTCATTCGCAAGCTGGAAATTTTCATAGACTGCATAACGTCTTTCCCCATGCCAGTCCATCAGGTCAATCTTTAATGAGCTCTCTCCTAAACACAAAGCAGTGTCCTGTTAAATGAAATATCTCATGCGAATTGGAAAGAAATCTGTGGAGGGAAAATACTTGCACCTCTAGCGAGCAGGTCATAGATGTGGTCGTTGCCCAGCCAGTATTCATCATTCTTGCCCTGGAATGTCCCAAATCCCAGTTTGTAATCATTCCATTTCCTGCAGTGAGATACAAACACCAATTTCAGCATGTGAGGGAATTAGACAGTTTGTGAGATTTAGGTAAGGTAACAAGTAAAACTTCAGCTGTATCTCTAGACATTGTTTTCTAAAAGTATCTGATTCATTGCAAGCTGGGCTGAGATTTGTCACTCTGCCTTAGAAGTAAATACAACTCACAGCTTACTTCTTCGCCTGCTAAACCCGTGCACACACATATATTGGGATCAAACCTTCAAACTGCCAGATGCAGTGCTCGCAGAATGAGGTTGTCAGTTAGACggaaagggaaagcagcagctgtcatATTGGTCTTCAGCAAAGCATCCGATACTGTTCTTCAGCAAGTCATAATTCAAATGCGCTCCTGGCTGGAACTTAATGTTGCAGTCTAAAATACGCTACAATCTTGGATGTATGACGTGGTATGGTGAAGAATCAGAAACTGAATAGAAGCTGCAAAACAAAGCTTCCAGatgaagttaaaaggaaaatatctggGTCTGATTTGTGCTCCTGTTCCAGTTAAACCTATTTTTGATTCATTGACcactctcacctctgctttttttcaggatGACTTTGGATGTGGCAACTTGTCCTTCAAAGATACATACTTATTTTTCATCAGCATTGTCTGGTTTCATCTCTCTAAGAGAAATCTCCTGCTGATACTTTCTTCTCATCATTTCATTCTCTTAAAATCTCCCCTGTTGTTTATGTATTATCTTTGATATTCACATATACTTCCTGTGtatcaacatttccagttttACTAACCCTGTGTTTATTCCCTTTCTCATGTCGTTATTAGGGATATTAATTCTGCCTGACCTACATACTAGCCAGTGCTTCTCTTCAGGATGTTTTTCATTCACCTGTGCTGAGAGCTGAACTACCATGGCTAGATAGCTACCACTCTCTAGCTACCTCTCTATCTACCTTCTAGATAGCTACCACTGTCCAGCTTAGAGCCAGTTGAGGTAGCTTTGCAATGGGCTGCACTCACTGTAAGAGACACTAGACACGCCCTGACATTATGTGTGCTGCGATAGTGAATTAATCTGCATGGGAATGTTTCTTCTTTACTGTGCTACCAGAGCATCTCTCCTGGAGATTTCCAGGTGAAAGTCACTTCTCCGGGATTTTTGCTTAAAGAACAATCTGAACCAGTGGTTTGGCATCTTTTTGAATTATCTGAATAAGGAAATAAATGTTACACCGTGCGGAAAATGATTCCTGATATGAGAACTGGTAATATGTTCAATGGGTCTCAGTCTATGTGCTGGCAGCAGATACCTGCCAGTTGGGAGTCTTCAACAGTCTCcaataatgataaaacaaatatgCACACACGTACACATTTACTCAAATGCAGAGAAGCCATGGAAAAGGTGTTATAGGTCCATTTTGAAAATGGCCTCCTGCTACCAATATGTACCCCGGCATTGTCCTAATGCACAGAGCTATCATCATTAAAGCATAGTCTTGCATACCCTGCTTCTCAAACGTTGGGTTTtgccaggcagcaggacagggagtGTGAGCTGGAGGCCTAACTGCAAGCCCTGTTGATGCAACCATGGCATACCCACCTGTTGAAATTCTCCTTGCCATTACTCCGCCGCTGAATGACAGTCCAGCCCCCGCCATCAGACATGTCACAGTATGCCAGGAAAGGCTCTCGGTCTGCTCTGGGCCTGATCCGGTAGTAGCCGTTTTTGGTCTTCTTCCGATTGTACAACGCGGAGCAATCTAGGCAGAACAGTATCGGTTTGTTAAATGGGGCGGGAGGAAAGCAAAGGGGTATGTGCAGCCAAGAGAAGACATCGCTGAGAGGCTGTATGGGACAAGGACACTTGGCCAGCCTGTGTAACAGCTCTGCAAGCCCTGCAAAGCCAAAGCAAATGGTTCAATAAGGTAGCAGCAATGCTGGTTTGCAGGCTGCTGGGCCTGATGAAGAGCAGCAAGGCTTGAGAGCCTTTACAGCTATGCCCTCTGAGGGACTCATTCCCAAATCTTTGGTGAGATACGGGACGGCTACA
This genomic interval from Calonectris borealis chromosome 1, bCalBor7.hap1.2, whole genome shotgun sequence contains the following:
- the THSD1 gene encoding thrombospondin type-1 domain-containing protein 1; translation: MKQMLKDFSNLLLVVLCDYVLGEVEYLLLERPGHVAFSNDTVSVEYQYYSGGNVTAEHLSILLLDASSKEIIARKQLPANQSQGMVKFECFHFKSAGNFLFRMVSPSDNGSAAQRSRSASTLHVEWPVFHIDLNKSSEVLGSSLQVGLFTNEQLCAMNETVVSLDVIFTSTLYEFGRVSSDETLGIRASKGILLSRSQWVEFDCPPVGQETYITVLLKSLETHSIIASIGPIDLLHKFGYRLVVAPEATCKTLVQVFVVSPPCTSISGKIVVYKEALKHPSQRTTWLYENTLHPGDNRTEFNCTLFDVGKNKYCFDLFNFSNRSHFPTRVKECMMIQRNMETWSPWQPWSPCSVTCGDGVRERFRECLTSSPAKPGCAGSPRETSLCSLEECLSIKPPTPPSVQPGEDQKANNIVTITGISLCLFIIFATVLITLWRKLCRAQKCSSAVRRNSIHSPSFRKNSDEENICQGNKQRDSFAEGGDAPVNIPLTYRRSLQFAQEGDASGSENFQPNAQKIIPPIFSYRLAQQQLKEMKKKGLTETTKVYHVSQNPLTDTVVGATTMLPLSGENQEEAAANKFRIKSPFLDQPASQPKFPGESSHPRLDFPFSQANPAMSPTQTLIRRAHFKHQDNRGDLSERGCHRNPQFRRTASFHETKKARPFRERSMSTLTPRQTPLYNSRSRTWDQGLEDRTRPKSRNANPTCEKLDQPHSTVPGCEPQGHGAKCHHRAGPPVKKLDLITDRQPASQEKAADKPEPSRSKRGPSPNPRGTWRKEAGSAGKDNSQRGLSVSPAQYRRDKCQSFPLDPEFAFYDNTTFGLTEAEQQMIDLPGYFGSNEEDEKSTLSIEKLVI
- the LOC142077710 gene encoding fibrinogen-like protein 1, yielding MRVMMPWLLLLLLLVSFGSPAPRLSEKDICLLDNNKLRQRLKLLQDLLYIYDLQLKDILENTYHRTKSGLFSGNRSMQHEVLLPTTSGNLIVYDQDCSALYNRKKTKNGYYRIRPRADREPFLAYCDMSDGGGWTVIQRRSNGKENFNRKWNDYKLGFGTFQGKNDEYWLGNDHIYDLLARGESSLKIDLMDWHGERRYAVYENFQLANEQDNYRLWFGTYSGNAGDALSGGSNFENQWSASHRGMQFTTSDKDHDRFLAGNCALENKGGWWFNRCHAVNLNGQYYRTGRYNGSHDNGVVWSTWHGMWYSLKYSAMKIRAPFFVDSESGDGEQSQGS